The Macrobrachium nipponense isolate FS-2020 chromosome 7, ASM1510439v2, whole genome shotgun sequence DNA window ctactttatcaaaagcgttttgcaaagtctaaataaaccacatctgtttcatttccgcttttcatattttgaatatgttctcacggtggactaacagttgggtttgtgtactttttccgggtacgaaaccatgttgtcctttattaaacaaatattttttattaaatgtttcataatatttttcttcattaccctttcatacactttcataatatgtgatgttagactcacaggcctataattacttgcctctagtcttgatccacttttgaaagtaggggtaatatatgctaatttatgctcctcataaatcttgcctgtatctacactttgtcttaataatattgcaagtggctttgcgatagaatgaactactttctttaacaaaatagcaggaattccatcaggccctacagcagctccatttttaatttcattaatagcctgcacaatatcagcttcattaatatctatgtcagctaaatattcactattttcatcccttacttctatatcattatcttcattatctattctaggggtgaattctctcttatatcgttctgccagtatgttgcaaatgttgcaaatttccttttttttcattcgagagagagagagagagagagtagagagagagagaatcattaaaagagggtaaacaataatgaatacgaacttctttacgttcattgatcgtcccttcacttactttagagagagagagagaatatcttaaaagagggaaaacaacaatgataagaatttctctgcgttcagtgatcgtcccttgaattacattacgagagagagagagagagagagagagagagagagagagagagagagagagagagagagagagagagagagagactattcgtgcaatcgcccttattttaatattgctgaacaaatagtacatataaatttttcacttctgcacccgtattttatcacccatcgtagatgggtaagtttgctagtataattaatataattatttatcataTGTTGcaattaatgttttcttttttttttaaggttattgGTAATTTGGGAGACTACATTCACCAGTATTGCCGAAATGTAATGAATCAAGCTTGGCTTCTATTATGTACGTGTCTTGAAGGAGGGGATATGCCCTTGAAAGCTGCTTCATTGATAGCTTTGTCTTCATTTGTAGATGCTTGTGGCCTACCTAGAGACTCATTGGTGAGTATGAAAGAAATGTTAGCTTTAAGAGATATATGGCTAAACACTACATTGTGTTAGAGATTAGTATTACTAATATTCTGTACTATCAAAAATGACAGTAGTATATACGTACTTATACCATATTAAATGACAGTAGTATGTATTACCATGAAGTGGCTGAAATAGGTAGTAATAAACTACTGTAtgtacattaattttttattgaaatttatttctttcttttatgttgtGTGATTTTTGCTGATGCTATAAGTTAATTGCCCATTTTCCCTTGGGTCAGAATTTATAGTTATCAGTTATCAGTCATAGAACTGCTGTTTGTTATGATGACATAGCTATGACCTAAGCCAAGTCAGCAGGAAGAAGTCAGGACCTTCATTCATTGATTCACTTATAGTCCTGTGGCCTATAACGTTGGGAGCTATGTCCAGAGCCATTTTGTTGGACAGACTTGTGACTTAGCATTAGACTCCCACCAGAATCAGTGCCATGACTTCAGCTACAAAAGTGGCATAGCAACATGTGCTGGAGTATCAGGAGCTGATAAACTAGCTAGAATGGTGGCTCAGCAGCCAATGATGCAACTTTTATTGACACTGCCTTAATAAATGTGACCTAGACCTGAATTTTGCCATCCTGCAGATTCAACTGTGTATATGATTGAACCCTATGGCCATCTATGGATGCAATGTCCAGATGATGTTTGGGGAAAGCTACAGCCCAGTGTAAAACCATGGCCATAGCAGGCTAGGCCCATCTCTGTGCCAGAAGCCTTCTCCAGACCCACTTAAGTGGACATGGCAACAATTTGAGATCAGAGGTACAAGAGAACTGGAAGCAAGTAGATGCCAAAAGTCATGTCCCAGGCCCAACAACAGTTACCAAGGAGAAAGAAGAAACTATCCAGGAAAGCAGAGTGGGTGGGTGAGGAAAGgtggtaaaaaaaagttatatttggtaaatataaaaagactaaacagaaaaataaaatgaaaaattataatgtcCCAGACCACATATAATGACAAGTGATTTAATGAAAAACTCAGGAGATCTAATCATCCATGAGCTCACCAAAATACAGTGGAACCTGAGcttaaagaaattcaaataagTGGGTGATTTTGACACTTATTGGACATTCCCAAgtctgataaaaataataaacatatttattGCTCCCAGAGAGATCTGGGAATGATCATTAAACATTTGATACATACTTATTGGGTTATCCAATAAGGAAGTATAGGTCAAATCCGTGGGATGCACTTAGGAATTTGGACTAAGTGCACCCAACGGATGACCTATACTTCCTTAGTTGGATAACCCAATAAGGTAATGTATCAAATGTTTAATGATCAAATGCATGCAcatgactgagagtttcctgttTGTGCTTGTTAGGTGGCTTGTGAACAAACAAATGCACTCACATTAGCCAGTGCTTTCCTGGTTGTACCTCTGAGGATGGATGGTGAACAAATGCATACAGGAAACTAGTGCTTTCCTCTGTACCTTACGTTTGGAAAAAATACGTATGTACACGCTTATTGTGAGCCCAcccccacctttctctctctctctctctccctctctcctttatGGATTTTTTCATGGACATTAATTGATGCGGTACAATACtctatatatgtttttgtgtatgtacaGGATTTATACATACTGAAAAGTACCCCTCGACTCTGGGACTGCCTTGGAGTAGTGGGGTGGCTCTTAAAGTTCTGGAATTTGTTCCTGGGGCTGAGTCCAAGAGTCCTGTATATTGTTACTTATTAATTTGTGCCAAGTCttatggaattttccacttttagtaaaatttattggacctaaTAAATAGGAAAAGGTATCATAGCGTGGACTAGGGCTTATGTCTGAAGCTGGGAACTGTTGTAGGATCATCAACTAAATGATAGTGTTTGGACCTTATGGATATCAGTGAGCTCATTCACATTGATACCTCCAGGGTGGAACTATCCTGCAGAGCTGCCACATGGATTCCAAGAGTGgtctggttctggggataggactcttggcattctgtctggtttgcccatgaatgtgattagggtgggggaTGATTGCATTCTTGTGATAATATTCTGTAATAACTCTCAGTCCCAACAAGCAGGTTGGCTTATTACATTTGAGCACTAAATTGTTGGTGACGTCCCATGTAGGGTAAAATGAGAAGTGAACGTTCGGGAGTCAACTGTTACTAGTGTCATTAGCAGAAGattaaactccatgaaaggcgtgtgtttattaattttttcctcacttcattttttaagaatagtaataaagaatcaagtacccctggaccctttgatacCCCTTTGGCATCCTCTAACAACCTGTGTTTGGGCATGGATAGGAAGCAGTAGTATAATTACACTGAAACACTATACTACTATAACAGAGTGAAGGGAAATTCACCATGAATTTATGTGAAAGAGGACCAGAGGTGTTTGAAACCTCTTTTTATTATACGTACTTAACCTTTAATCCTGGAAGATTCTAATTGTGACTTAAAGTGTACACAAAGATTGTGAGGTGTTGTGGCCTAGAGCTTTCCCCAATCTCCAGATGATGTCTTAGTATATCATCTAGAGGTTGGTTGGGGAAAGCTGCTAATAGAATCAGCCTCAGCATAAGAATGTGAATGATTAAAAGCATTGCatcttggaggagttaaagtagatACAGTGAACTCATGTAtctgcggatttctctctggaacgtatACCCCCATCATttgcagaaaattcacctattcacggtatttttttgtgagaaatatccacaaaatcctgctttttttatcaatttcatcataaaatgcactttttgtgataactcttaaaaaaaacaggtataaacattttttgtgggtttttcttgagtcttacctaacaaaataggcagttttaagtgtttttataggggtttcaactgtTGTGGGTTCTAGCTAATCGTGGGAGTCTGGGGGGAACACTGTAGCTCAATACATACTGTTTGGAATCACTCCAAGATGATAATATTTGCACCCCAAATGATGATCTTATGAACATGATGAGGCATTTAGCTGCATGTTGGCTTAAGATTTATTCAATTATCTTTTATCTTTACAAAAACACAATTAAGATGTGCAGGAATCACATGTTAAGAGGATTTGCAGGTAATGCTGATTCATcagaaagactgtttgtttctgATACCTCTTTCTATATGGATTGTCTGGTCAATCAGATTGCATTATATACAACATTCACTTTTTCATTGGCATGAACAGTCAGTTGTTTAGGCCCTTGGATAACCAAGTACTCACTTTGTGAACGGAATTTTGAGCTTCTTTGACGCCAACGGTCAAGTATGTTTTGGAGGTACCAGTTAATGACAAAAATCATATCGTATCCTAAAGCTTGAACCCAACTTTTAGCAACAAAATGGCCTTTCATTTACCCTCAAGTTATAGAGGAATGGTTAGAAAAGTAtgtgtagaaaaaataaataaaaagtttggtGGTTGGTGTGGTTTTTTTTGCATTGCCCTTTTGACAGTTATAACGCTCATCCTGCAAAGGCAAGGATACAGTAAGTAATCGGTATAAAATGTAGAATTGACAATGTGAAATAAATTCCCAGGGACCTTAATATCTTTTACCAAAGTATGAATACAAGAAAAAAGGTactgacaattattttttatcttctctaaattggaaataatgaagaagctaggtaaacaaacaaatggcAGGTTCTTCTTTTGCTATAAAAATGTTTGTTTAGTAGCAAGACTAGTTGAAGGAACATGATGATGCTATCCAGATTTTTGGGGCAGGTCACTGATTGAAAAACTATAACAGTAttagtttctatttttatatttacattgagTTTGAATTGGCTACTTTATTCTGGCCTGACAGGTAAAGGTATTTGAACtgttaaggaaagaaaaaaattatatctcagATTATATTCCTTTGTATTATAAATATGTTTTAGTGTTTTCTGCATTCATGGATATTTGCATCTAAAATGCTGTACTGTATTTATTATACAATGTATGCatctatttttcagagactggaCTATATGCTACAGTGTGTAGAGGGAGCGTATGTTTTGGCAGTGTCAAGAATTAAAGTCAAAGGTACTGAGTCCACTGAAGATAGTCCTAATAATTGTCAGATGGATATTGAAAATGATGACGCTCCATCTTTTGAACTTTCTCTTGCAAATCTGATACAGTGTCTAAAGCCCTGTCTTCCGTCTTTGCTGAAGGTCTTCCAAGAGGAGTTGATTTTAAAATTGTCAAAAGTCTTCAAGTACCAGGGACCCTTGAAAACATGTCAGGTAATAAGTAACATTTATTTGTTTGGGTTTTTGAAAGCATGAATGTTGAATTGTTTAAATTAGTTTTTGCATACAAACAATTAGTTTTATTGCCATTCCATTTGTTATGAAACATTCTCCAACAAAGGTTCTCCAAATTAAAAGAACTGTTGTAGGTGGGTACTGTGTTGTACTTACTTTAATCCCTTAGTTCCCAATTGAAGATAATGTTCTCTCTTCATGCAGTTGTAACCTTTGACAGTAGGAAAGCAGGGTTAGGAGTAGGGAAAATTTGAatgcatttaaaatttatttttagaatgttaCATTTGTTTCACAAGAAGTCTATTACTTATATCATTATTGCTCAAACCTCAGTTTAAGGGGAAAAACATAAGTTGTCCAAGTCTTAAAACAGAATCATAACCCATTACCACAGAATTCAAAGAGCTGTGTCAGTAAGGCAGTACCCTGAGCattaatagtagtatatatatattatgtattatgtttatatatttcactGGAGACTTGTAAAGGACGTTTTGGATTGGGGAAGCCGTTGTTGGCTGTGGAGCAACTCCTCAAGAGCAAGATCATTGTAGAAGGTGACAGGGCTTACCAATTTTGTGTCACATAGAGGTATATAATCCAAAATTTTAAGTTGTCAGGGTTATGAATAGGCTGagcgagaagaagaaggaaattttagTGCAGCCATATATGCACACAACAAAGtagttatgacaaagtacctgttAAACATTACTGAAACATCACTGACTTGCAAATTATGAGGTGTTTAAAATCCAAAAAAATTGtaactgtaattttttatttacacaaacttagctaataaaaaattacaacatTGATGAACTTAAAAATTCATAACAATCAAAGAACCTGCATTAATAGTAGGTGATTTAAATGCCTACAACCCATCATGGGACcataaatgtatgaataaaaatagagcaggaagtaaatTAGAAGAattcatattttcaaatgatgTGTTGtataggttaagtatatcttagttttaccagaccattgagctgattaacagctctcctagggctgtcccaaaggattagatatttttacggggctaggaaccaatgggtcACAAGCAACGGGACCGCAGCTTATTGTCGGATCCTAACcacatatatcgagaaatgaatttttatcaccgaaataaattttttctgattctgcattggctgagccgagaatcaaacttcggaccacaggATTGGCAGCGAGTGCAAAAACCACATTTTCCGCGGAACTATGTGTTGTATAGATAATGAAGAGCTCAGCATGTATATTTGAAAAGCACATGGAACATTTCCTCAGGAGACTTAAACTCAGTGTGCAACTAGTAGGGTAGACAGATTAGTGGAGTACATTTATGatgtacaccagtgatcatttcccaatatcaATCCTCATTATTGAAAATAGTCCTGCCAAGCATGTAACCCATGATAACAATTGTAAAGCAGATTGAGAGTAATATGAATTGTACATAAGGAATATCCCTCCATTTGAGTATGTAaaagatcataatgaaactaatagaTTTAAAAAGAAGTAATTCAAGGGAGGACCATTTTGTGGAGGAAATGCTTATCAAATCTCTCTGATAtttcacttaaaaaaacaaaaaaacagggaaaattcaggaaaataaatcgTACACATGTTAACCACCCTATTaatagatggaaaaagaatacttgatccaaaataaataagtaatgtaCGCAATagggaaaagctgaacaaatgtaagtagtgatagaaaCTGAGATGAGCACTtccacacaaagaaaaataatatagaattaataacaataaattttgaaataatagaAGATGCaggtatattttgataaaaagatTAAATATGGAAGAGTTTGAATGTGCTCTTTCAATcggcaataaatctgctcctggaggtgacaaaatttgttttgagatgatctgcctcTTAGCGTCTTTGGCAGTCAAACCTATTAcagttttataatcatttatgacTTCGAAATTTATTTCCAGATGAATGATGAAATgtcataataattcctatccccaaacttggaaaggatccaagtaatgtaaataattacagaccaacTTCTTTAATAAGTTATTTATGCAGATTACTAGAAATTGGGTAAATGCTCGACTAATGTAGCCACAATCCGAGAAAAATACAGTTTTGACTCCCAACTCAATTTGTGTCACAGAGTACTAGATCTACATTAGACTTTGTTTTGAACTTGAAATGTCAGATAGTTTTGCTTGtgaaagtagtgaatatattgaagtttgtgaattaattttttatcagAAATGATCATGGATCAGAGGAAATGACAGAGGAGAAGCAGATTTGCCAAGCACCAGAGGTGTtgagtaaacaaagaaaacattttacaaTTTGTGATGGAAGACCATTAAAGATTCAGTTGGTAAAAAAGTCAGTGCTCTGAAACTTTTATAGGAAATAATAAATTCACATTTTCTATAGAATACCAagtctatttttatttcattttattttagggggacaaagacaaaagatggatgacgaaccaaacaatcaaacttcatctttatagcactgaaatacaattttgtacaaaaatcaagtatctaggagtaatatttgatcaacatttaaattggagagagcacatcaaatacattaaagccaagggcatcaaagcccttgccatattaaaaaagttatcacacactaattggggagcaaagtgagacattttattaatgatatataaggcaacagccttatccataatagattactgctgtccaatatattcaatctgcctcagaatctgcattaaaatctcttgatgcagtgcaccatgaaggcgtgcgattgtgcacaggagcattccgatcgtccccaacaaactcacttttggtagaggcaggtgttttgcccttaaaacatcaccgtaatttgataacaatacgaagaggtctttcaatgcaagcgggatcgtctcctgcagctgactgcttccaaaactgtaatctagtaacagcagttaatagtattagctctttcccaaaaagagctagatacataatgaacttgcataatatggatccaatttttcacccaccaatggaattgccaccaccatggattttaaatcgagtaagatatgtacctcccctttcttacctactcaaaaagcaaatgacaagtacagaaatgtacctGCCAACATGCTTTgtagcacattagaagaaaaggcaacaaattcatggtatatacagacggctccaaaaattatattggagtaggagcatctgcgtattcaaaaaatatgttaataaaaaaaagcctacctttaatatcatcagtatttactgctgaagtgacagccatacagatggctctagatatgatatctgaggcaaaatcaagtgtgtgttattttcactgactcacgtagcgctatagatgcaataagacagtataaaccagaaaaccaaatagtacaggaaattcaaataaaaattcatcaactcctccaatcaggaatatcagtggaaatatgttggatccagcacaacgtgggaataaaaggaaatgaatatgcagactcggctgccaaattagcctgcactatcccccaacaattacacatgcccagttggtcagactgggtaaaatctgttaaaccattgatttaccaggattaGAAAGGAGAATGGGCCCCTCGGTGCCaacacaaataaacttaaaaacaaaaaaaacaaaaaaactgaagtatatgcatggaggacatcctcacaggaggaaagatcagAAGAGGTGATCAtagcaaggctccgtataggacacacaagattctcacatggtcacagtgaaatgtaacagatgtcaaacacccatgacagtacagcatttgcttgttgagtgcccaaattggacccagcaaagatctatttatctacggaattcagaaatgaaaagtattcttgctgaaagcagggatttttcaattaataacatcataaattttttaaataagacaggtttctcaaataaagtctaatttttttcttttcttcttcttcttcttcttcttcttcttcttcttcttcttcttcttctcaggattgatccccgagaaccagcccgagaagagtctacttgagactcagaggtctggaaaaactaacccctaataataataataatagctaggGGAAAAGTTTCCAGACAAACATTTTGATATGAGTAAGCtttaaaatttataatgaaaGAGTTTCATACCTGATtaaaaaatgttgttttacttGCTCCGCATTTGAGAGGTATCACGTTGAAACGAATTgccaataaaaacttcatttctgggctcagttcgtgtcgcttcgtgaaataatccttaagttcattatttctaggtaaatgatactaacattgtaccagagaaaaaataaattcaggaggatgtcagaataactgacttgctcaccctaaataaaagagggtgtcggtatggtttctggggcgagtgagaccactaccacgaacctgttttcatttagaattctccttcatcagaatccccctcctgaaagagctgatacacagtcggagtcagcaactactactactatgctacccaccacgccgactgcagcgcctctggtgtccatcctttttcgttagcgaATTGGGAACACGTGATTTTTTCACCTCGTGTATTTTGTGCACTTTCTTGAACCATGGAATTagcagctatcgccgcagctaagttaagtaccccgaaaggtttGAATCTAGTTTTTTGTCAGCCAAGaactatttttactgttttttaggtCCGATAATAGTcacctggtctggcgcatggctACCGAACCGGCTCGCCTCATGTATGGTTAGATTCCTCGGTCCCCCATACCGTGGTATCTATCCTGTGTAATTCTACCTTTATTGTGGGTTCTTTCACGTGATTCACAAGTTcctgttatttattttacatcGTATTTATTTGGAAATCCATTGCCTATGCCTTagattagtgttcatgcatgcatgtctcttgtTTAGGTGTTAGGCTTTTGAGTGATTACTTTTATATGTCTTAGTCCAGCATCCTGGCTGTTGCCCTCCATTTACGTGTCGGCTAAGGCTAGCTTTCGAGCAGTCGGCTTGTTTCCTTCGGGGAACTAGCCTACTTCTGGAcgtcccctttctctctcactcgtgatttccctctctctctttttacgatgtatttttcatttaggGGTTTGCATGTTAGGGCGATCAGTTTAGCCTAggcagttttgttgcattatctcCTCATGGTCCAACTGtgatcagttttgttgcattatcgccccTTGGTCCTCTCGAGCTCACGTGGTCGCTCGACCTAGgctgttttgttgcattatcacctCTTGGTCCACCTGCGATCGCGTAGAACCACTGGTCGCCCTAGTCCCAgtccccatcccccctcctcccttgGGGAGGGGGGGTCTGTCCTTGCTTGCTTACGGTCGCTATGGCAAACCATCCGAGCAccaactcccccctcccccctgttaGGGGGGTCACGGGAGTTTTGGACAGCTGGGAGTACTGCTGGGACCCCACTATCTCTTTGAGCTTGGGGGAGATCCGGTGTGATCAGGGGGGGTTGGTTGGCCACCCCCCTCTGTTTGCATCGGTCTTCTCCGGCGTTCTTTGTGCTACgattcctcttccccctccttacCTCTAGTTATGTATCTTATCCCTTCGCTGCTGACGGAGCGCCTGCTTAGCTATCCGGGCGCCCCTTCGGTTGGCGGAGGGgtagctggctccgccagctaTCGTAGGGGAAGAGGTATCTGCCGTCTTACATGCTTCCCCCATTATGTACATAGTCCCACCTTCGTCTGCCTGACGAGCGCTCGCTTGCTATCTTGGGCGCCCCTGTGGTTGGCGGAGGGGTTTTTACGACGGAGCTACACGACTCCAATTTAATTTATCTAGTTTTTTAATTATGGGTAATCCTCTCGTTCGTTCTCCGGCGTGGTGTACTACTCCTTGAAACCTATTTATGGGTGTATGAAAAGTATGTGGTTTACCTAATCTCCTCCTCTCGGTGTACACCGGGACGATATTCTCAACAGTTACCAGGTCCCATGGACCTTCTCACACGGATTACAGGGGGGGATTATGCCCAAAAAATTTTATGCTACTCGGTATGCAGCGGAGCATCATAAGTGTCTGTTTAGTGTATTacgttgatacttatgtatctattccacttacaggctactaactgtcagGAGCCGGCCtgcaacgccgtcctccaggaACCCTGCTGGGGCGCGAAGGTCTgcaggtcccatgctccatgtGCTGTCAGCCATAACGAGTGATCGTCTGGCACCAGGAAGCTTGCTCCATCTGCTACGAGCTGGTGGAACAGTTTTTCGGACAGAGTAAGTATTATACCGGTGTGGGGCCTTTCTCTTTCCTGGTATATACTATCACATAAATCTGTATTATAATGCTATATGGATACATGTCAAATGTTAATGATTCGTcctcggggcttcgttgtaaggattacaatgaccctctctttcaggctgccgccgttaaGGACGCTGCGtcggctaccctgcgggcctgggtaggtggcttcggCAAGTAGAACCCCGCCgcggcagctccgacgatcgccaCCATCCAGCAACAGGTGGAGCAGGCCCTGATGGAGGGAGGGGCGAGGCCAATGGAACATCCTAGGTGGATCAGTCGCAAAACTCCAGACCTCAACGtagagccaatgacggtaggtgggGGTGAGttattggttgaggtaggtttgttagGCGCCCAAGGGTTCCCTTGgacgcttctggatcttcttcacctgtcccttcttcctcatcattccaaggcttcacagGATCAGAGATCCCTGCTAGTACGCCTACTGCCTCTGTAGTCCTCAAAGTGAAGGGgcaaagagagcagaagaccctgcagaagacgtcgtcgtcttcatcttctcgtaagtctccggctcaccatcccggagcagagaaggcgaagtcctcttcttcttcgcactCAAAAGGGTCAAGAGGTAAATCCTCTAAAGAGAAGGTCCGCGCTCCTgccgagccagtaccttctccCTCTGCTGGAGCTCCTCCGGTGACCCCTGTCGGAGCCAGTCCTGCTGGTCCCTTCGATCCTGTTGCTTTCACGGCAGGGGTCATGCAGCAGGTAGGAGACATGGTCGGATCTTTGATGAACACCAGGTTCGACCAAATGTTTGCACAGATCTCCACCACGTTGACTCATTCCGGTCAGTCGATTCAGAATATTTCTGA harbors:
- the LOC135217058 gene encoding uncharacterized protein LOC135217058: MNQAWLLLCTCLEGGDMPLKAASLIALSSFVDACGLPRDSLRLDYMLQCVEGAYVLAVSRIKVKGTESTEDSPNNCQMDIENDDAPSFELSLANLIQCLKPCLPSLLKVFQEELILKLSKVFKYQGPLKTCQGY